One window of Hippoglossus stenolepis isolate QCI-W04-F060 chromosome 1, HSTE1.2, whole genome shotgun sequence genomic DNA carries:
- the atmin gene encoding ATM interactor produces MAASARTNTRHLAPAAAATAATDSPSSREEPQEMITPTIVELTKEVRTNILCTVKGCGKILPNSPALNMHLVKSHRVKDGIVNPTVRKDMKGSQRLYSCPIEGCPRGPNRPFSQFSLVKQHFMKMHAEKKHKCSKCNNGYSTEWDLKRHTEDCGKTYQCSCGCPYASRAALLSHIYRTGHEIPTEHRIPPVKKRKMEKLLSDSEKVRTSESTCQIMPTTIELTATTPPSHTTIHIQDSVSQNSNPRRSLQKLLLPKPKMALVSVPVMQLAHLPVLLPSTESGALRSVVLAVDSQGSVSTLHLLPQATGAVVPQLDTKCLGFKDSMQTSCSSLGLVSTGVQVSLDSVGTEESPGSLAVQRGRSTSTNIQTDKSYLSKMPTGVVIGEGLGLCSVGESSVSSCSQTDISVSAQVLLPVSVETQTFPSQARATSSIGAQTDGQCPSPIPCSSSSSGLPHKTRQTQTHFATPQSEEKPQDQAIMCSDLFGSDSLSVSTQTALDIHDTLTAAGSSIYEDSKSAVGMCFGVQTDELISNNMADNQTQTMTLLNDLETILSNSMSGHQVLTEASAACGSGMGSVQEQHNGIDFDFEEFLNAVHIQTQTEESELGGLGSDTPLESLDIQTQTDFLLMDELDQSEGPSRNQASDLELFDTQTQTDLNFLLNAGSQMPLSSILRHSSFSISTESSDTETQTDLPSFAAGLSAHAPVSQGDHARLLNSTETQTVTSQAEGLGHLFLTSNETQTVMDDFLSADLAWNMESHFSSVETQTCGELYALFQHTEKPNS; encoded by the exons GATGGTATTGTTAATCCCACGGTCAGAAAGGACATGAAGGGCTCTCAGAGGCTGTACTCCTGTCCCATTGAGGGCTGTCCCAGGGGGCCCAACAGACCCTTCTCCCAGTTCTCCCTGGTAAAACAA CACTTTATGAAGATGCATgcagagaagaaacacaagTGCTCCAAGTGTAACAATGGCTACAGCACAGAGTGGGACCTAAAGAGGCACACAGAGGACTGTGGCAAAACCTACCAGTGTTCATGTGGGTGCCCCTATGCCAGCAGGGCTGCTCTACTCTCACATATCTACAGGACGGGACACGAGATTCCTACAGAACACAG AATTCCTCCAGTAAAAAAGCGGAAAATGGAGAAACTTTTAAGTGATTCTGAAAAGGTTAGGACCAGCGAGTCAACCTGTCAGATCATGCCCACTACTATCGAGCTGACGGCGACTACTCCCCCCTCTCATACCACCATTCACATCCAAGACTCAGTGAGTCAGAACTCTAACCCTCGTAGGAGCCTCCAGAAGCTGCTTCTACCAAAGCCCAAGATGGCATTGGTCAGTGTTCCCGTGATGCAGCTGGCCCACCTGCCTGTCCTCCTTCCATCGACAGAAAGTGGTGCTCTGAGGTCTGTAGTGCTGGCAGTCGACAGCCAAGGTTCTGTCAGCACCCTTCATCTCCTTCCACAAGCAACCGGAGCAGTAGTCCCCCAACTTGACACTAAGTGTCTTGGTTTCAAGGACAGCATGCAGACTTCCTGTTCTAGCCTGGGGCTTGTTAGCACAGGAGTCCAGGTCAGTCTGGACTCTGTCGGCACTGAGGAGTCACCCGGCAGCCTGGCAGTACAACGGGGAAGAAGCACCTCCACTAACATTCAGACAGACAAATCCTACTTGTCGAAAATGCCCACAGGGGTGGTTATAGGAGAGGGGCTAGGCTTGTGCTCTGTGGGTGAGTCCTCTGTGTCGTCCTGCTCCCAAACAGACATCAGCGTGAGTGCCCAGGTCCTCCTCCCAGTCAGTGTTGAAACCCAGACATTCCCTTCCCAAGCCAGAGCCACCTCCTCTATAGGAGCTCAGACAGACGGCCAGTGTCCTAGCCCAATTCCttgctcctcctcatcatctggGCTCCCACACAAAACcaggcaaacacagacacactttgcGACACCACAATCAGAGGAGAAGCCTCAGGACCAAGCTATCATGTGCTCTGACCTATTTGGCAGTGACTCCCTGAGCGTCTCTACCCAGACAGCTCTGGACATACATGACAccctcactgctgcaggaagcagTATATATGAGGACTCAAAGTCAGCAGTTGGTATGTGTTTTGGGGTGCAGACAGACGAGCTCATATCGAACAACATGGCTGACAACCAGACCCAAACAATGACCTTGTTAAATGACTTGGAGACTATTCTGTCTAACAGTATGTCCGGCCACCAGGTGCTCACAGAGGCCTCTGCAGCCTGTGGCTCAGGTATGGGATCCGTTCAGGAGCAACACAATGGCATAGACTTTGACTTTGAAGAGTTCCTCAATGCTGTGCAtattcagacacagacagaggagagtgagCTGGGAGGACTGGGCAGTGACACGCCTCTGGAGTCTCTGGACATCCAGACCCAGACAGACTTCCTCCTGATGGATGAATTGGACCAAAGCGAGGGACCAAGTCGCAACCAGGCCAGCGATCTGGAGCTATTTGATACACAGACTCAGACTGACCTCAATTTCCTGCTCAACGCCGGAAGCCAGATGCCCCTGAGCAGCATCCTGCGACATTCAAGCTTTTCCATCAGCACAGAGTCCtcagatacagaaacacagacagatctCCCTTCATTTGCCGCTGGCCTCTCGGCTCATGCCCCTGTCAGTCAGGGGGACCATGCTAGGCTGCTGAACAGCACTGAGACACAGACTGTGACGAGTCAGGCAGAAGGCCTGGGACACCTCTTTCTGACCAGCAACGAAACACAGACTGTCATGGATGACTTCTTGTCTGCAGACCTGGCCTGGAATATGGAGTCCCATTTCAGCTCTGTGGAAACCCAGACATGTGGGGAGCTTTATGCTCTCTTTCAACACActgagaaacccaacagttga